A single region of the Oceanispirochaeta sp. genome encodes:
- the nuoB gene encoding NADH-quinone oxidoreductase subunit NuoB, translating to MYKEILTRIKQGHRTMKFPKGAPPALSDRFRGRLIFDTEKCDPLCKICTEICPVGAIETESKRLDLGKCLFCTDCFQACPEKAISFSKDYRLSVRNREDLIVTTELKEIILAEELEKKMKKLFGHSLKLRQVSAGGCNACEADVNVLGTIGWDMGRFGIKLEASPRHSDGILITGPVTKNMEIALKKAWDAIPEPKILIAVGSCAIAGGPYIDMDQVNNGVESSLPVDLYIPGCPPHPLTILDGLLRLLGRIENE from the coding sequence ATGTACAAAGAAATTCTTACACGAATAAAACAAGGTCATCGAACCATGAAATTTCCCAAAGGTGCTCCTCCAGCTCTTTCGGACCGCTTTCGGGGCCGTCTGATTTTTGATACAGAGAAATGCGATCCTTTATGTAAGATCTGTACAGAGATATGTCCCGTCGGTGCTATTGAAACGGAATCCAAAAGACTAGATTTGGGGAAATGTTTATTCTGCACAGACTGTTTTCAGGCATGCCCTGAAAAAGCAATTTCATTTTCAAAGGATTATAGACTTTCTGTAAGGAACAGAGAGGATCTTATTGTTACGACTGAACTGAAAGAAATCATACTGGCTGAAGAGCTGGAAAAGAAAATGAAAAAACTTTTTGGTCATTCTTTAAAGTTACGGCAGGTCAGTGCCGGTGGCTGCAATGCCTGTGAAGCCGATGTCAATGTGTTGGGAACCATCGGGTGGGACATGGGGCGATTCGGTATAAAACTGGAGGCATCGCCCCGTCATTCCGATGGAATTCTAATTACCGGACCGGTGACAAAAAATATGGAAATAGCCCTTAAAAAAGCCTGGGATGCTATACCTGAACCCAAAATTCTGATCGCTGTAGGTTCCTGCGCCATTGCAGGAGGTCCTTATATCGATATGGATCAGGTAAACAATGGAGTGGAATCGAGCCTACCGGTGGATTTATACATCCCCGGATGTCCTCCTCATCCTCTAACGATATTAGATGGTTTATTAAGGCTTTTAGGCAGAATAGAAAATGAATAA